The Acidobacteriota bacterium genome includes a window with the following:
- the eda gene encoding bifunctional 4-hydroxy-2-oxoglutarate aldolase/2-dehydro-3-deoxy-phosphogluconate aldolase — protein MNTSSSRTDVVRDIEASGVVAVIRLTDASQLRAVAEALLAGGVRALEVTMTVPRAVALIEELSAGLPAGVLVGAGTVLDAETARQVILAGARFVVGPVFRRDVIEMCHRYDTAVMPGCFTPTEILSAWEAGADIVKVFPATALGPGFFKDVRGPLPQVRLMPTGGVTRENAGDWIRAGAVAIGVGTALVDKKAVAERRYDDITASARHFVEAVRAARNLQATEA, from the coding sequence ATGAACACGAGTTCCAGCCGGACCGACGTCGTCCGCGACATCGAGGCCTCGGGCGTGGTTGCCGTCATTCGCCTCACCGACGCCAGCCAACTGAGGGCGGTGGCCGAAGCGCTCCTGGCCGGCGGGGTCCGGGCGCTCGAAGTGACGATGACCGTGCCCCGGGCCGTGGCGCTCATCGAAGAACTCTCGGCGGGGCTGCCGGCTGGCGTGCTCGTGGGCGCCGGCACGGTACTCGATGCCGAGACGGCGCGGCAGGTCATCCTTGCGGGTGCCCGTTTCGTCGTCGGCCCCGTGTTCAGGCGGGACGTGATTGAGATGTGCCACCGCTACGACACCGCCGTGATGCCGGGCTGCTTCACGCCGACCGAGATCCTCTCAGCGTGGGAGGCAGGCGCGGACATCGTCAAGGTGTTTCCGGCGACCGCGCTTGGCCCCGGGTTCTTCAAGGACGTTCGCGGGCCGCTGCCGCAGGTGCGGCTGATGCCGACCGGCGGCGTGACGCGGGAGAACGCCGGCGACTGGATCCGGGCCGGAGCGGTGGCCATCGGTGTCGGGACCGCGCTCGTGGACAAGAAGGCCGTCGCCGAGCGCCGTTACGACGACATCACGGCGTCAGCGCGTCACTTCGTTGAAGCCGTGCGGGCGGCCCGCAATCTCCAGGCGACGGAGGCATAG
- a CDS encoding divalent metal cation transporter, with protein MNGTPAEGGILRRIPGASVFAKLVGPAALTAAGMIGAGAVATRLLAGAWFGFDLLWVALYVIPMVIFTLDSASRVAVFSGGRGMFTMIRGDIGAWLAWGILVPTVLVNVIVNMSQSSAMLEGVYGAFGMLPPAGGSSAAFIVTAVMTAATLAAAVLGGYKRVEKIMTGLLLVILVSFIVVAIKGLLDWQTWPALARGLVPQVPAPVPVVGTDQVRDGFRQIMGIAGQALPPSVFLAYGYLAKNAGYSSADVRQAFWKTVQNLGVIWGLFSVVVIVAGATALHAVYTGAGPAYLGVSHYSQIESIPVAGQVLGPAFPGALRFLAPRFFSIGLVAAAFTTLISVSLTMTYFCMDMAKKDWRFSADNTLFRKVFAIWIAVPALIAPFWSLPALLKAILAMVGNLILAPVAVLVIMYFVNQKQLGAFKANTGRNVVLGITVLFSLVLVIYGVMGLLR; from the coding sequence ATGAACGGCACACCAGCTGAGGGCGGGATCCTCCGTCGAATTCCCGGCGCCAGCGTGTTCGCGAAACTGGTCGGCCCCGCGGCTCTCACAGCAGCGGGGATGATCGGGGCCGGGGCCGTGGCGACGCGGCTGCTGGCAGGCGCCTGGTTCGGATTCGATCTCCTGTGGGTCGCGCTCTACGTGATCCCGATGGTCATCTTCACGCTGGACTCGGCGTCTCGCGTCGCCGTGTTCTCCGGCGGCCGCGGCATGTTCACGATGATCCGGGGCGACATCGGTGCCTGGCTCGCGTGGGGCATTCTCGTACCGACCGTGCTCGTGAACGTGATCGTCAACATGAGCCAGTCGTCCGCGATGCTCGAGGGCGTGTATGGCGCGTTCGGCATGCTGCCCCCGGCGGGCGGCAGTTCGGCGGCCTTCATCGTCACGGCGGTCATGACCGCGGCGACCCTCGCGGCGGCGGTGCTCGGCGGTTACAAGCGCGTTGAGAAGATCATGACCGGGCTGTTGCTGGTCATCCTCGTCTCCTTCATCGTTGTGGCGATCAAGGGGCTGCTCGACTGGCAGACGTGGCCGGCGCTCGCCCGCGGGCTGGTACCACAGGTTCCCGCTCCGGTGCCGGTGGTGGGCACCGATCAGGTGCGGGATGGATTCAGGCAAATCATGGGGATTGCGGGTCAGGCGCTCCCGCCCTCCGTCTTCCTGGCCTACGGCTATCTCGCGAAGAACGCCGGCTACTCGTCGGCCGATGTCCGACAAGCGTTCTGGAAGACGGTTCAGAACCTCGGAGTCATCTGGGGATTGTTCTCGGTGGTCGTCATCGTCGCGGGGGCCACCGCCCTGCACGCGGTGTACACGGGTGCCGGGCCGGCCTACCTCGGCGTCAGCCATTACTCGCAGATCGAGAGCATCCCCGTGGCGGGTCAGGTACTCGGGCCGGCGTTTCCCGGCGCGCTGCGGTTTCTGGCGCCGCGGTTCTTCTCGATCGGCCTCGTGGCGGCCGCGTTCACCACGCTGATCTCCGTCTCGTTGACGATGACCTACTTCTGCATGGACATGGCGAAGAAAGACTGGCGCTTCTCCGCGGACAACACGTTGTTCAGGAAGGTGTTCGCGATTTGGATTGCGGTGCCAGCGCTCATCGCGCCGTTCTGGTCACTTCCCGCGCTGCTCAAGGCCATTCTCGCGATGGTGGGCAACCTCATTCTCGCGCCCGTCGCCGTGCTGGTCATCATGTACTTCGTTAACCAGAAACAGCTGGGCGCGTTCAAGGCGAACACAGGCCGCAACGTGGTGCTCGGCATCACGGTGCTGTTTTCCCTCGTCCTCGTCATCTATGGAGTGATGGGACTGCTGCGATGA
- the kduD gene encoding 2-dehydro-3-deoxy-D-gluconate 5-dehydrogenase KduD, with protein MATDLFRLDGKVALVTGCARGLGAGMASALAAAGADVALHDREAPLKTAAHLKALGTRTACIAADLADRAAADRLVADTIAALGRIDILVCNAGIIRREPAATHGDEDWDAVIEVNLTSVFRLSRAVGAHMIERGEGGKIVPIASPLSFQGGMTVPSYAAAKGGVAQLTKALANEWAPHRISVNAIAPGYMATDNTAPLRDNEVRSRQILERIPAGRWGTPDDLGGPVVFLASAASDYVTGHVLVVDGGWLAR; from the coding sequence ATGGCGACAGATCTCTTCAGGCTCGACGGCAAGGTGGCGCTCGTCACGGGCTGTGCCCGGGGGCTGGGGGCGGGGATGGCCAGTGCGCTCGCAGCCGCGGGCGCCGATGTCGCGCTTCACGATCGTGAGGCGCCGCTCAAGACCGCAGCTCACCTGAAGGCGCTCGGGACTCGCACCGCGTGCATCGCCGCGGATCTCGCCGACCGTGCCGCCGCGGATCGCCTCGTCGCGGACACCATCGCTGCGCTGGGGCGCATCGACATCCTCGTGTGCAACGCCGGCATCATCCGGCGCGAGCCAGCTGCCACGCACGGCGACGAGGACTGGGATGCCGTCATCGAGGTGAACCTCACCAGCGTGTTCCGCCTGTCGCGCGCTGTCGGCGCGCACATGATCGAGCGCGGCGAGGGTGGCAAGATCGTGCCTATCGCCTCGCCCCTGTCCTTCCAGGGAGGGATGACCGTGCCGAGCTACGCCGCCGCCAAGGGAGGCGTCGCCCAGCTCACCAAGGCCCTCGCCAACGAGTGGGCACCTCATCGCATTTCGGTCAACGCCATCGCCCCGGGCTACATGGCCACCGACAACACGGCGCCGCTCAGAGACAACGAAGTGCGCTCGCGACAGATCCTCGAGCGGATTCCGGCGGGGCGGTGGGGCACGCCGGACGACTTGGGGGGACCTGTCGTCTTCCTGGCATCGGCGGCCTCGGATTACGTCACGGGGCACGTGCTCGTAGTGGACGGAGGCTGGCTGGCGCGGTGA
- a CDS encoding cupin domain-containing protein, with protein sequence MNAKAPVLEFQHREWSAIPAEHIADGIDRQMVWGDRLMVCRLRFDPHVVTPVHTHPHEQITMVERGRVVFTVEGEQRAATAGDVLRFPSEIRHGATMLDEEVVLIDIFSPIREDFLPAT encoded by the coding sequence ATGAACGCGAAGGCACCAGTCCTCGAGTTCCAGCACCGAGAGTGGAGCGCCATCCCAGCCGAACACATCGCCGATGGCATCGATCGCCAGATGGTCTGGGGTGATCGGCTGATGGTCTGCCGGCTGCGGTTCGATCCGCACGTCGTCACACCCGTGCACACGCATCCTCACGAGCAGATCACGATGGTGGAGCGCGGACGCGTCGTCTTCACCGTCGAGGGCGAGCAGCGGGCTGCGACTGCCGGCGACGTGCTGCGATTTCCGTCGGAGATCCGGCACGGCGCGACGATGCTCGATGAAGAAGTGGTGCTCATCGACATCTTCTCGCCCATCCGGGAGGACTTTCTGCCAGCCACGTAG
- a CDS encoding 5-deoxy-glucuronate isomerase yields the protein MRSETIAPSTCIVRNTASRQGRTIAVKPGTTASRYLHYGRIILDGGDPLVRFETDDRETGLICLRGSGAVTVDGAEHAIDLYDAIYVPRDSAVEVAAGAHGCDLAEVAAPVSTHHPVQIVRFSDVRLDPGLHFDTGGDAAKREVNVLIGKNVQAGRIMAGVTFSKPGNWTSWPPHEHAAILEEAYLYIDMPAPSFGVQLVYTNAREPELAAVVREGDVVLMPKGYHPNVAAPGGSINFLWMMAAHREDVDRQYGVVNVQPEYGALGSGLDKGRSERT from the coding sequence ATGAGGTCTGAGACCATCGCACCATCCACTTGCATCGTCCGCAACACGGCGTCCCGACAAGGACGCACGATTGCCGTGAAACCGGGCACGACCGCCTCTCGCTACCTGCACTATGGCCGCATCATCCTCGACGGTGGTGACCCGCTCGTGCGCTTCGAGACCGACGACAGGGAAACCGGCCTGATCTGCCTGCGCGGCAGCGGCGCGGTGACGGTGGATGGAGCCGAGCACGCCATCGACTTGTACGACGCCATCTACGTGCCCAGAGATAGCGCGGTAGAGGTAGCCGCCGGAGCGCACGGGTGCGACCTCGCTGAAGTCGCCGCGCCGGTCTCGACGCATCATCCCGTGCAGATCGTCCGCTTCAGCGACGTCAGACTGGACCCGGGTCTGCATTTCGATACGGGCGGCGACGCGGCGAAGCGCGAGGTGAACGTGCTCATCGGCAAGAACGTTCAGGCGGGACGGATCATGGCGGGTGTCACGTTCAGCAAGCCCGGCAACTGGACGTCCTGGCCGCCGCACGAGCACGCGGCCATACTCGAAGAGGCCTACCTCTACATCGACATGCCTGCCCCGTCGTTCGGCGTGCAACTGGTCTACACCAACGCCCGAGAGCCCGAACTCGCTGCGGTGGTGCGCGAAGGCGATGTGGTGTTGATGCCGAAGGGCTATCACCCGAACGTGGCCGCCCCCGGGGGTTCGATCAACTTTCTGTGGATGATGGCGGCTCATCGCGAAGACGTGGACCGCCAGTACGGCGTCGTGAACGTGCAACCAGAGTACGGCGCCCTGGGATCCGGCCTCGACAAGGGGCGATCGGAGCGCACATGA
- a CDS encoding ROK family protein, translating to MRRINPSRFSVATRGTSREINRRIVLNLIRSHQPISRADVARLMSVSRGAVTLIVNDLIANKLVYEGATGEAVRGRKPKFLYINARRRTVVAADIRASETFVMLADLLGKPLTGVTSFPTARDPKQVVSTLASRIKRLLADHAEAGTCEGIGVVVPGMVEHVTMRVLHAPTLGWRNVDLREPLAAATGLRVQIENSGRACALAQMWALGGAGASDGDVVFVSVSDGVGVGVIMNGELLRGRHNIAGEFGHVALSLDGPRCSCGSNGCWEAYISNRATLARYFGRPAHEGPQDAAHRHFTVEDLIVRARGGDAKAIAAIEATARYLGLGLASVINALDPACVHVGGEITLAWDLIEGSVRAALAERVLTPAAAATEIRPVAATEYPRLQGAAALVTAPAFAAPVVA from the coding sequence ATGCGCCGAATCAACCCGTCCCGTTTCTCGGTGGCCACGCGGGGCACGAGCCGCGAGATCAACCGCCGGATCGTGCTGAATCTGATCCGTTCGCACCAACCCATCTCCCGGGCCGACGTGGCCCGTCTGATGAGCGTCAGCCGGGGCGCGGTCACGCTCATCGTCAACGACCTGATCGCCAACAAACTCGTGTACGAGGGTGCCACGGGCGAGGCCGTCCGCGGCCGCAAGCCGAAGTTCCTCTACATCAATGCGAGGCGGCGCACGGTTGTGGCTGCCGACATCCGGGCCAGCGAGACCTTTGTGATGCTGGCCGACCTGCTCGGCAAGCCCCTCACGGGCGTCACCTCCTTTCCCACCGCGCGTGACCCGAAGCAGGTCGTCTCCACACTGGCCTCGCGCATCAAGCGCCTGCTGGCTGACCACGCAGAGGCCGGCACCTGCGAAGGCATCGGCGTGGTGGTCCCTGGCATGGTCGAGCACGTGACGATGCGCGTCCTTCATGCACCGACGCTGGGATGGCGCAACGTCGACCTGCGGGAACCCCTCGCGGCCGCCACCGGCCTGCGCGTCCAGATCGAGAACTCCGGACGGGCGTGCGCGCTGGCGCAAATGTGGGCCCTTGGCGGGGCAGGCGCCTCAGACGGTGACGTGGTCTTCGTGAGCGTGTCCGATGGGGTCGGCGTCGGCGTGATCATGAACGGAGAGCTCCTGCGAGGTCGTCACAACATCGCTGGTGAGTTCGGCCATGTCGCGCTCTCGCTCGACGGGCCGAGATGTTCGTGCGGTTCGAACGGGTGCTGGGAAGCCTATATCTCGAACCGCGCGACGCTCGCGCGCTATTTTGGCCGGCCCGCCCACGAGGGCCCGCAGGACGCGGCGCACCGCCACTTCACTGTGGAAGACCTCATCGTGCGCGCCCGCGGCGGCGATGCGAAGGCCATCGCGGCGATCGAGGCCACCGCCCGCTACCTGGGACTCGGGCTCGCCTCGGTCATCAATGCCCTCGATCCCGCCTGCGTGCATGTCGGCGGTGAAATCACGCTGGCGTGGGATCTCATCGAAGGATCCGTGCGGGCGGCGCTGGCGGAGCGGGTGCTGACGCCGGCCGCCGCCGCCACCGAGATTCGGCCCGTTGCGGCCACCGAATATCCACGGCTGCAGGGAGCGGCCGCACTCGTGACTGCGCCAGCGTTTGCCGCGCCGGTGGTGGCGTGA
- a CDS encoding NifU family protein yields the protein MVTRERVQSVLDRIRPLIQSDGGDIELVDVADNRAKVRLTGNCVGCPSAQMTLYFGVEATLKDEIPELEELLVV from the coding sequence ATGGTAACCCGTGAACGTGTCCAGTCGGTGCTCGACCGCATTCGCCCCCTCATCCAGAGCGACGGTGGCGATATTGAACTGGTGGATGTCGCCGACAACCGGGCGAAAGTCCGGCTGACAGGCAACTGCGTCGGCTGCCCCAGTGCGCAGATGACGCTATATTTCGGCGTCGAGGCCACGCTCAAGGACGAGATTCCGGAACTCGAGGAACTGCTCGTGGTGTGA